Within Butyrivibrio fibrisolvens, the genomic segment CGGAATATCGGGAGTTAAAAGTTTACCATTTGTAGATTCAATAATTTCTTTAAGAGTAATATTCTCCATGCTTATCCTTAACCTCATGTCGCGAGCAAAGCGAGTGACTAATGGTTCAAATTGGTGGAGCTCGCGACACCAATTTGGGTTTGAAAGTGAAACACTTTCAAACTTATACTCATCTTTCACTAACAATACAAATACTATCTATATCATTTATTATATACGAAATATTGGTAATTGTGATTATTATTAATCGTTATATAAACAAAGAAGGCGCCAAAAGATTCTTTTGACACCTACTATGTTTTTATTTTGTACTTTGTATATCACTATCTGTTGTATATCTGCGGCGCCACTTATCAAGCGCATCCTCAACTATAAGCTGACACAGATCATCATATTCGATACCTACAACACCTGCTTCCTGAGGCACAAGGCTTGTAGGAGTCATGCCGGGAAGTGTATTTACTTCAAGGAAGTATATATTGTCATTAGCATCTACTATAAAATCCGAACGGGAATAGGTCCTAAGTTCAAGAGTCTCATGAACTTTAAGAGCCATCTCACCCATCTTCTTTGCAAGATCATCTGAAAGTCTGCCGGGACATATATGATCAGCTCCGTCAGCATTGTACTTATTCTTGTAGTCGTATCCGCCTTCTACAGGAACGATCTCTACGCTTGGAAGTGCTTTTCCTTTAAGTACTGCATTGGTAAATTCTCTTCCCTCGATGAACTGCTCTATAAGAACATCACTGCCATATTCAAGAACATTTCTAAGTGCGCTCTCAAACTCATTCTTATCTTTGATGATATATACACCAACTGACGATCCGCCGGTAGGAGTCTTAACTACGCATGGAACATCGTTCTCTTCCATCATACGCGGGATGTCTGCTTCTGTTACACCTGTGTAGGAATTCCACTTAGGAGTATTAACTCCCTGAGGCGCAACCATCTGTTTAGTCATGATCTTGTCCATACCGATAGCTGCTCCAAGGTGTCCTGATCCTGTATAAGGTATTCCCAGAAGATCGAAAGTTGCCTGAAGACGTCCGTCTTCACCATTAAGTCCGTGAAGAGCTACAAATACAACATCTGCCTTAGTACATATTTCAAGAACTCCTCTTCCAAAAAGTGAAGGACTCTTGAACTTACGCTC encodes:
- a CDS encoding D-alanine--D-alanine ligase family protein — translated: MNIVVLCGGLSTEREISFISGTKVCGALRRKGHRAVLVDMYMGLEEMGEDVIADPGQLFDNLPELKEVSFDGLTPDLERVRSERKFKSPSLFGRGVLEICTKADVVFVALHGLNGEDGRLQATFDLLGIPYTGSGHLGAAIGMDKIMTKQMVAPQGVNTPKWNSYTGVTEADIPRMMEENDVPCVVKTPTGGSSVGVYIIKDKNEFESALRNVLEYGSDVLIEQFIEGREFTNAVLKGKALPSVEIVPVEGGYDYKNKYNADGADHICPGRLSDDLAKKMGEMALKVHETLELRTYSRSDFIVDANDNIYFLEVNTLPGMTPTSLVPQEAGVVGIEYDDLCQLIVEDALDKWRRRYTTDSDIQSTK